GATGATGGCTACCAGCAGGCCGCCCACAAGGATGTCGTAGGCGATGGTCAGAGCGGCCACTACGTCCTTGGTGGAGATGGCGATGATGATGGCCACGATTCCCAGTCCGAGGACCCAGTAGCGGTTGGCCTTGACGTCGTGCTCAGGGTTGTCGGAATCGGAGGTGTCCACCTTCTTGCCGAACCAGCTGGCAACAAAAGGCATGACGTCTGCGCGGGCAACGGTGGCGGCAGCGATCAGCGCGCCGGAAGCCGTGGACATCATGGCTGCGACAGCTGCAGCGAGCACCAAGCCACCAATGCCGATGGGCAGCAGGCGGGTGGCAACTTCAGCGTAGACGTCATCCTTGGCGGCGATCTCCACACCGGAGAGGGCAACGCTGGCAGCCATGCCGATCAGGGCACCGGCAAAGCCGTAAAGGATGCAGTAGATGCCGGCGGTGGCCCCACCCCAGCGGGCAACCGTGGGGGTCTTGGCCGTAAAGACGCGCTGCCAGATGTCCTGGCCGATCAGCAGGCCCAGTGTGTAAACGACGAAGTAGGTGATGATCGTTTGGAGGCCGATGCCGCCGATATCGAAGAAGCTCTCATCGACGCGGGCGCGGATGCCGTCCAGGCCGCCAGCAGCGTTCAGGGCGAAGGGGAGCATCAGGAAGAAGATGCCCACCGTCTTGATGACGAACTGGACCTGGTCTGCCAAAGTGATGGACCACATGCCGCCGATGGTGGAGTAGACCAGGACAATTGCGCCGCCGATGGCGATGGCCAGCCAACGCTCCCAGCCGAAGAGGACCACGAAAATGGTGGCGTAGGCGCCGGTGGACGTGGCACACAGCATCAGTGTGTAGGCCAGCATGACGATGCCCGAGGTCTGGGTTGCGGTGCTGCCGTAACGGAGGGTCAGCATCTGGGAGACCGTGTAGATCTTGAGTTTCTGGATGGTCCCGGCGAACAGGAGGCTGAGCAGCAGCACACCCGAGCCGATGGCCACAACAAGCCACATGCCGGAGATGCCGAACTTGTAGCCCAGGCCGACGCCGCCCACGGTGGATGCGCCACCGAGGACCACTGCGGCCATGGTGCCGGTGTAAAGGAAGGGGCCCAGGCGGCGGCCTGCCACCAGGAAGTCGCTGTTGTTCTTGGTGCGGGACTTGCCCCACCAGCCGAATGCCAGCATGGCGAGCAGGTACACCACCACGATTGCGATGTTTATAGCCGATGATTCCATGAACGGTCCTTGGAGCTGATGCACTGAGGTTGGGGTTTTCGACGATACTCCTGCGAAGAGTCGAAGTCTCTGTGCTGATGATTGGAGATTGGGGAGGTGTTGTGTGCCTCACAGGCAACACTTGTTGCCTCTGAGGATATGTTGTGATGGGAGTAACAGTCAAGATCCTTTGGTCATGCTTCCGCGTATTCTGGCGTTCTTGGCCTGTCTCCCGGCTACTATTGCTCCAATGACAGGGCCACATGACAGGCCTGAAAGGTTCGTGAATGAAGGCTCTACCCGTTGAACCGAGCAATGTTCCCGTTGCCATCGGTTCCAGAATCCGCGCAGCCCGGCAAGCGCAGCGCCTCACCATCGAGCAAGTGGCGGACGCTACCGGTCTGACCAAGGGCTTCCTCAGCCGGGTGGAGCGGGACCTGACATCGCCGTCGGTTGCCTCGCTGGTCACTCTGTGCCAAGTGCTGTCCGTCTCCGTGGGCGACCTCTTCGCAGCTCCGGAGACACACCTGACCAAGCGCGACGACGGCCCCCGCATTTCCCTGGGCGGCCAGGGCATCGTGGAGCGTTTATTGACCGCCCGCTCCGAGCGTCGCTTACAGATCCTGCAGGCAACCATCGAGCCACGTGGCCGCGGCGAAAACGAGCTCTACGCCGTGGACTGCGACGTCGATGTCCTGCACGTGGTCAAGGGACGGATCAAGCTCATCCTCACCAACGAGGAGTACGACCTCGAAGAAGGGGACACTCTCTCCTTCCCGGGCCGGGAACCCCACACTTGGATCAACCCCACGGACGAGACCGTTGAGGTGCTGTGGGTCCTGGTGCCGGCGGCGAGCCGCTAGCTTCACTCTCCGTGCTGCGCTCCCTCCCAGTTAGCTCCAGTTTTGGCGCCGGGGGAGTGGGCTGAACCCCGTAATCCCGGCGCTCAGAGTAGGAGGCTGCCTACCAACTGGGCAGGAGCATCCCGACGCAGCGTGAGAACCGCCCGGATCTCCGCAATAACCCGCTCCGGCTCGAACCAGATGACTTCCGGCGGGTACCTCAGGACCAAATACCCGTTGATGGTGGAGGCGTTGTTCCGTGCCAGATCGTTGCGAAGGGCCTTTCTGTCGGAGTGAAACGCGAAGCCGTCCACTTCAATGATGAGGAATTCTTCGATAACGAGGTCGACGCGCCCGACGCCAGGTATTGCCACCTGGGCGTCGAAGGCAATTCCGTGTGTGCGGAGCAAGTGCTGGGCATCGACCTCAACAATGGACTCTGCGCGCAGGTTGAAATCCTTGAGCGCGTTGAGGACGGGCCGCGACCTGTCCCCACGAAGTTGTTCCTTCAGTAGGTCCAGCGGTACACCGTGCAAACGAATTGCCGAGACGGCCATTGCCGTTGAAGCGGGCGGCTCCAGGCAAGCCATGGCGTGAAGGACCACATCCTCCACTGCGGCAATCGGGAGGCTGGGATGGGGTTCGAATCTCATGGTTCTGTGCCTGACGAACCCGGTGCCGTGACCGTGATTGCATGCCAGATGGTGGAGGTCAGGTGCTTTGCGTATCCACAATCCGTAGTGTTGTGCAGCGCTGGCGCAGGAGACATAGGAGTTGTAGCGGAGGGCAGTTGCCAACTCGGGTCTGTGCTCCGCAAGCATGGAGATGCCACGCCGTGGTTGTTTCGCCCCCTGGCCCGGGAGGCGCGCGATGTCCTTGCGGGAATAGCCGGCTGCCAGGAGCTGGCCGGTCCGAGCCACGCCGCCTGCGAGGGGACCAACCGGGGAGGAGCGCAGCCTGCGAGGGGACCAACCGGGGAGGAGCGCGGCCTGCGAGGGGACCAACCGGGGAGGAGCGCGGCCTGCGAGGGGACCAACCGGGGAGGAACGCGCGGAACCGGGGCTAGCCCACGTGCACCCACGGGCGTCGGGTGATGTCAGGCTCGGCCTCCCGAAGTACCTCGCGGGTTACCGGGGCGATCTCTCCTTCGCCGAAGAACAGGAACTTGCTGAGGTTGGAGATCGGATTGCCCTCGGTCCAGCGGAAGTAGATATGGGGCATGAATCCTGTGACGTCGCGGATGTGGAGGAGTACTGCGGCCACGGTGTTGGGCACGTTGTTGCTGTGCACCTCCAGGATCTTGAACCCGTGCCGGACCTTGCCCACCACTTGGAGCTCCTGCTCAAAGTCGGAGCTGTCGTCCACAATGACCTCAATGAAGACGGCGTCGCAGTCAACGGGCAGGTGACTTGCCTGCTGGGCGTGCTGGAGCTTCTCCCTGTATCGGCTTGCGCTGAGGTGTTTGGGTTCGTGGGCGATGATGCGGACGGGACCTTCGGCGGCGTTGGCCGTGAATTCGAGGGCTTTCTCGTCCATCTTGATGTGAGTGGCCCGAAGTTCGAACGCGCGCCGCATGCGGGATATGAAGCTAACTACCATGATGCCCAGAATGAAGAGGGCGGCGATCTTCAGGCCGTCGGGGCGCTCGATCGAGTTGACTACGGTGGTGTAGACGAAGACGAGGGAGATCAGACCAAAGCCGATGACCTGTGCCCGCTGCTTCTTCCGCCGTGCAGACAGTGTGACGGCAATGGAGGCCGAGGTTATCAGGACCAGCACACCAGTGGCGTAGGCGCCACCTTGGGCGTTGACGTCCGCCTTGAAGATGATGGTGACAAAGAAGGCGATGACGGTGAACACCAGGACCAGCGGGCGGAGGGCGCGTGCCCATGCCGGCGCCATGCCATAGCGGGGCAGGTAACGGGGGACGAGGTTCAAGAGCCCGGCCATGGCTGACGCGCCTGCGAACCAGAGGATGGCGATGGTGCTCACGTCATAGACGGTTCCGAATCCGTCTCCTAGGAATTTGTGCGCCAGATACGCTAGAGCGCGGCCTTCGGCTTTACCGCCGTCCTGGAATTCGGCGGCGGGGATCAGCATGACGGTGGTGAAGCTGGAGGTGATGAGGAATGAGCTCATGATGATGGCCGCGGTGGTGAGGAGCTTGTGCGCACCCTTGATCCGGCCAGTGGGCTTGGCATCGGTGTCTGTTGCGTGGCCCTTGATCTGAGGCATGACGGCAACTCCGGTTTCGAAGCCGGAGAGCCCAAGTGCCAGGCGGGGGAAGACCAGAAGTGCCAGGGCGATCATCATGATGGGGTCGCCATGGGACGTGGTGAGCGCACTCCACCAGTCGGTGATGACGCCGGCTTCGGTAAAGAGATGAGTCATGGACACCACGATCACCACAAGGTTCAGCGCGAGGAATGCTGCCACCAGCACCACGGCCACGTTGATGGCTTCTTTGAATCCGCGGAGGAAGACGACGCCCAGGCCGGCGATCAAAGCCAAGGTGATGACTACTTGCTGGCCTTCGAGGAAATGCGGCGCGAAAGGGTTCTCGATGAGGTGGGCTGTGGCGTCGGCGGCGGACAGCGTGATGGTGATCATGAAGTCGGTCGCAGCAAAACCAAGGAGGGCCAGGACGAACAGCTTGCCTCCCCATCGCGGTAGCAGGCGCTCCAGCATGGCGATGGATCCTTCGCCGCGGGGGCTTTCCTTCGCAACGCGCCGGTATACGGGGAGGGCGCCGGCCAGGGTTGCGAGCACCAGGAGCAGGGTGGCCAGCGGGGACAACAGCCCGGCGGCCAGGGCGGCGATGGCTGGCTGGTAGCCGAGGGTGGAGAAGTAGTCCAGGCCCGTGAGGCACATGACTTTCCACCAGGCTTGGGGCTTGTGCGAGTCCGCAGGGCGTCCGTGGGGTCCCTGCCGCTTCCCTGAGGTATCCGGCATTCCCTCCAGTAGCCATGGCTTGAGCTTGAAGGAGTTCTTTGGCCGGTTGGCCGGATCGGCCGGAGGCCTCGACAGGGTGGTCACGGTGTCCTTTCGTGCAGCAGTGTGCTGCTTCCGCTAGGAGCGTATGGCCGCGTTCGACGCCGGGACCCCGGTTTTTATGGAATCTTAACGCCCGCTGTGACGGGCATCTCATGACGCACGCCCGGAAAGCCAATTTGTAAACATGTGATGCTTATTAGACAACTTTGAGTGTATGATGGGTGTCACAGACGCTGACTTATCTCGAAGGAGAGGCATTTTGGAAGAGCTCCGCATTGAGGCCAACGGGAACCTCGGCCCCATCGATTCATCCCGCATCCCGCGATACGCCGGTGCCGCTACCTATTCCCGCCTGCCCCGCCTGGACCAGGTCTCCAAGGCTGACGTCACCGTTGTTGGCGTCCCCTTCGACTCCGGCGTTTCCTACCGCCCTGGCGCGCGCTTCGGTGCCAACCATGTGCGTGAAGCCAGCCGCCTGCTCCGTCCCTACAACCCGGCATGGGACGTCAGCCCGTTCGAGAACATCCAGGTTGCCGACGCCGGCGACATGGCCGTGAACCCGTTCAACATCAACGAGGCCATCGAGACCATCCAGCAAAACGCCTTGGATCTCACGGCCAACGGCAGCAAACTGGTCACTCTCGGTGGCGACCACACCATCGCCCTGCCTCTGTTGAGGGCAGCCGCTGAGCGTGCCGGTGAGCCCATCGCGATGCTCCACTTCGACGCACACCTGGACACCTGGGATACCTACTTTGGCGCCGAGTACACGCACGGCACCCCGTTCCGACGGGCCGTGGAAGAGGGCATCCTTGACACCGAGGCCATCAGCCACGTCGGTACCCGCGGTCCGCTGTATGGCAAGAAGGACCTCGACGACGACCACCGCTTCGGCTTCGGAATCGTCACCTCCGCAGACGTCTACTACCAGGGCGTCCTTGAGACCGTGGCCAAGATCCGCGACCGCATCGGCAACCGTCCGCTGTACATCTCCGTGGACATTGACGTTCTTGATCCGGCGCACGCGCCCGGCACCGGCACTCCTGAAGCCGGCGGCATCACCAGCCGCGAGCTCCTGGAAATCATCCGTGGTTTCCGGGGCATGAACCTCGTTGGTGCGGACATCGTTGAAGTTGCTCCGGCCTACGACCACGCGGAAATTACCGGTGTTGCAGGCAGCCACGTAGCCTACGAGCTCGTGACCCTCATGGCGGACAACGCAGTGGAAGGTGACCGCCAAGGTGCCCCCAACGGCTACGCGCAGCAGGCCCTCGGCGCCCGCATCGCGGAACTCGCGCAGGTAACCGGAGCAACCGGAGACCAGCGATGATCGATTTCGATCCGGGCACAGCAGCCCCCACCAAGGGCACCAACCAGCGAAACGGTGGGGACCTCGTCGTCGAGACCCTTGAAGCGCTGGGCGCGAAGACAGTCTTCGGTATCCCGGGCCAGCACGCCCTGGGTCTCTTCGACGCCATGGGTCGCGGCAACTTGCACTTCGTTTCCTCCCGTGTGGAGAACAACTCGGCCTTCGCAGCCGACGGGTATTCACGTGCCACCGGCGAGGTGGGTGTGCTGTTCCTGTCCACCGGGCCCGGTGCGCTGACGTCCCTGGCCGGTTTGCAGGAGGCCTATGCCACAGGTGTTCCCATGGTGGTTGTGGCCAGCCAGATTCCGCTCGATGGCCTGGGTGCCCGCCGCAAGGGCATGTTGCACCAGCTCGACGACCAGAAGGCCTCGGCCGCGAACGTCACCAAGAGCCAGCGACTGATCCAGCACGCCTCGGGCATCCCCTCGGCCATCCAGGACGCGTGGACCGAAGCGATCTCCTCACCGCAGGGCCCTGTGTGGATCGAAATCCCGCAAAACGTCCTGCTGGACCCGATCATGGTTCCCCCGGTGGAGGACGCCCTCGCCGAAGCACTCGACAACCCGCCGCGCGTCGAGCTGATCCGCGAGGCCGTGAAGTGGCTTTCGACGGCGGAACGTCCGGCCATCATCGCCGGCGGCGGTACCCGTCGTGGCCGGGCCGAGAAGTCGTTGCTCTCGATCGCCGAGCAATTACGGGCTCCGGTCATTTGCACCCCGGGCGGCAACGGCGCGTTCCCGTGGACCCACGAGCTGTCCTTACAGTCGTGGATCGAGGACCGGTATATGACCGACGTCCTGGAAGACGCCGATGTGCTGATCGTGATCGGCTCCTCCCTGGGTGAAGTGACCTCGAACTACTTCACGTTCGAACCACGCGGCCGGATCATCCAGATCGACGCCGAACCCCGCGTCCTGGAATCCAACCGGCCCGGTTTGGGCATCCGTGCCGACGCCGGCCAGGCCCTAGCGGCCCTGGACGAAGCCCTCGCAGCTGCCGGTGCCGCGGACTCCGTGAAGCGTGACTGGCACGGCACCAGCCCGGAGGACGTGGTCAAGGAATCCCTGGCCAAGGTCAAGGCCCGCCTGGAATCACAGGACCTGGCCAAGGAACTGAAGTTCATGGCCGACATCCGCGAGGCTGTTCCGGCTGACATGCAGACGTTCTGGGACATGACCATCTCTGCGTACTGGGGCTGGAGCTGCTGGGACGCCCGGCAGGGCCAGTTCCACTCCGCCCAAGGCGCCGGCGGCTTGGGCTACGGCTTCCCTGCGGCAATCGGCGGTGCCGTGGGACTGGAGACCACCGGCAAGCCGAGCAGGGTGCTGGCCGTTTCCGGTGACGGATCCTCCATGTACTCCATCTCCGAGCTCGCCACCGCCAAGCAGCACAACGTCCCGGTCACCTGGCTGATTGTGGACGACGGCGGCTACGGCATCCTGCGCGAGTACATGGTGGGCGCCTTTGGCCAAGCCACCGCCACCGAGCTCGCCCGCCCGGACTTCGTGAAGCTTGCCGAGTCCTTCGGCGTCCCGGCGCGCCGGGTTTCCCCGGAGGAAGTGGGGGACGCGCTCAAGGCGTCCTTCGCAGCGGACGGACCCAACGTCGTCGTGGTTGAGACCCTGCTGAAGATGTTCGGCCCCACGCATTTGGACGACTAAGCAGACCCTGGTAGACGCAGAAAGCCCCCGCACGGAACCTCGTGCGGGGGTTTTCTGCGTTGCGAGGCCCACTCTGCACCCAATTTCCACGAAATAAGGTGCAGAGCGGGCCCCGCAACGGAACTGAAACGCATCTTTAGTTTCCCAAAGCAATCAATCTGAGTTATAGTTGCTTTAGGCAAGCAAAAGAGGGGTGTTTTCCATGTCCGTCGGTTCCGCCACAGCAACCGATCTTGTGCATCAAATCTTCGACCTCCAGCGCACACTGCGCTGTGTGGTGACCGCCCATATGGCCCGCGTTCCCGACGTCGGAATGGCTGTTCAAGGGGTGATGCGATTCATTGGCGAGGGGGAGACCCGCGCTACGCATCTGGCCACGCGGCTCGGTGTCAGCGCACCGGTCCTGAGCCGGCACGTCACCGAACTCGAGGAACTGGGCTTCGTGGTCAGGCGGCCCGATCCCGCGGACGGCAGGGCCCAACTGCTTGCCCTGACGGAGGAAGGCTCCGCGAAACTGCGCGAATTCGAAGAACAACGCAGCGTGAGACTGCGCGATTACCTGGCGGATTGGAGCGAGGCTGACGCCCTCGAGGCCTCCCAGGTCATCAACAAACTCACCGAGTCACTCAAGGACTCAATCCGGGCAACGGCGGCCGGCTCCATCACAACCAACCAGACAGCTTAGGAGCCACCATGGCCACACCAGCAGTTCAGAACACCAAGGCGGTGGACGCCTCAGCCAGCCCCGCGGCCAGCAAAGCCGCAGCGCCCATGACGCACCGGCAGATCATGGAAGCCCTCACCGGCCTCCTCGCCGCCTTCTTCACCGCAATCCTCAGCAGCACTATTGTTGCCAACGCATTGCCCACCATCATGTCCGAGCTCAAGGGCACCCAAACCGACTTCGCCTGGGTCATCACGGCAGCGTTGCTGGCCAACGCTGCAACCACACCCATCTGGGGCAAGCTCGCCGACCTTTTCGACAAGAAGCTCCTGGTCCAGCTGAGCATCATCATCTTTGTGGCCGGCTCAGTCATGGCTGGACTGTCCGAAACCATTCCGCTGCTGCTCACCGCCCGCGTCATCCAAGGCGTGGCCATGGGTGGCCTCACAGCCTTGGCCCAGGCAATCATCGGCTCCATGATTCCGCCGCGCGACCGCGGTAAATACTCCGGTTACATGGGTGCCGTCATGGCCGTTGGCACTGCTGGCGGACCGCTGTTGGGCGGCTTCATCGTTGACAGCCCGTTGGGCTGGCGCTGGACGTTCTTCGTCTGCGTGCCGCTGGCCGTCGTCGCGCTCATACTGCTGCAGGTGACGCTGAAAATCGAGCACATCAAGCGTCCCGCCAAGATCGACTGGCTCGGTTCCATCCTGCTGACCTCCGGCGTCAGCCTGTTGCTGATCTGGGTTTCCTTCGCCGGCAACCCCGACTACTACGACTGGTTCTCCTGGCAGTCCGCCCTCATGGTGGGTGGCGGCGTAGCTCTTCTGGCTGTGCTCGTGTTCGTGGAAACCAAGGTGGCCCAGCCCATCATCCCCCTCAAGATCATCTCCGAGCGCACCACGGCCCTGGCCATTGTTGCCTCCGTTGCGGTGGGCATCGCCATGTTCGGTTCGTCCACCTTCCTGGGTCAGTACTTCCAGGTTGCCCGCGGCGCCACACCCACCGAGGCAGGGCTGCTGACGCTGCCCATGATCGCCGGAAACCTTATTGGTTCGGTCGCTTCGGGCATCCTGATCAGCCGCTTCGGTAAGTGGAAGAGGTTCCTGATTGCAGGCTCCGTCCTCCTCATTGGCGGTCTCGCATTCGCCGGAACCATGGACCACACCACTGAACTGTGGATAGTGGCGATCTACACCGGTGTGTTCGGGCTCGGCCTGGGCATGCTGATGCAGAACCTGGTCCTCGCTGTTCAGAACACCGTCCAGGCCAAGGACATCGGAACCGCGAGTGCCTCCGTGGCGTTCTTCCGCTCGGTTGGTGGCGCAATCGGCGTATCCGTTCTCGGTGCCATCATGTCCAACCACGTGAAGGAACTCGCTGTTGAGGGCATGACTGCCGCAGGGATCCCTGCCCAGGGTGGCGCGTCCGGAGCGAGCATGGACCTGGCTGACATGCCTGCCCCCATCGCGGACATCATGCGCGCTGCCTACGGTGACGCGACTGCTCAAATCTTCCTGATCTCCGCGATCATCAGCGTCGTTGCCCTCCTCGCCGTGCTGTTCATCAAGGAGCGTCCACTGCGACGCACCGTGGATGCAGCTCCTGAGAAAGAACTGGTTGCCACGGCTTCAGGGGACGCCGGAATGTCACTGGACACGGCGTCCATGGACGCAGTGAAAGCGTCCGACGACGGCGCCCGCCGCCCAAGTGCCCATCCTGCGGTTTCGGTGGGCGGACGTCAGGTAGGGGCGGACCGTCAGGTTCCGGTAGGGGACCGTCAGGCTCCGGTAGGGGACCGTCAGGTTCCAAACCCGGAGTCAGGATCCGATCTTGACCTCGAGTTCGCTCGGATCCTCACGCAGGAACGGCCTCACGGCACCGCTGATGTGAAGGAAGTCCAGGAGCAGTTGTCCCGTACCCAGTACGTTCTGGCGGAACAGCAGCTTCAGCTGAGCCGTGCCAACGTGGAGCTGCAGGCCCGGTTGCGGGAGCAGCAGACCATTGCCGAGCAGCAAGCCCACACCGCGGAAGAGCTTGCAGCGATCCGCAAAGAACTCAAGCGTGAGCGCAGGCAGCAGGAGCGCATGGCGTTGCTGCTCCTCCAAGGCGTCGAAGCCCGTTCGGACCACGGCAAGCACGCAGGCTAACTCACTGGGGTCCCGGCCCTGTCCGGGGATCCAGGCCGGGGCTCCTGATGGAGTGCGGGGAAACGGCCAACGAGGGCGGGATTGGGAGCGCCGGCTGGGAAACCAGCCGGCGCTTTCTTGTTTGCCCCGACTGCCGGTCTTGCGGCAGCGGGAGCATCCGTCACCCGGCAGATACTCCGCTGGGATGATCTTTTCCGAAAGATGTTTCGCCGGGGCAACGGATTTCGTAGAGTAGGGAGGCTAATACTGTCAGCCCCGGCTGCCACACTTCTCTTACCTCTTTCACGCACTCTTTCTAAGGACCCGTGGGCATGCTTGTCACCCTTATACGGCGCTACTCCAAGCCGTATTTGCCGCAGATCGTGGCCGTGCTGATTTTTCAGCTCGCATCCACCATCGCTACGCTGTACCTCCCCAGCCTCAACGCCAGAATTATTGATGAGGGAGTTTCCCGCGGAGACACCGACTTCATCTGGCAGACCGGTGCCCTCATGCTCGCTGTCGCCCTGGGACAAGTGGTCACTGCCATCATCGCTGTGTACTTCGGGTCCCGCGTTGCAATGGCCATTGGCAGGGACCTGCGCCGCAGCGTCTTCCGGCAGGTCAGTAGCTTCTCAGCCCAGGACGTCAACACTTTCGGTGCTCCCACGCTGATTACCCGCGGTACCAACGATGTCCAGCAGGTACAGATGCTGGTGCTCATGGGCCTGAACTTCATGGTCTCAACCCCCATCATGTGTGTGGGCGGCATCATCATGGCGCTCCGTGAGGACCTTAGCCTTTCCTGGTTGGTCTGGGTCTCCGTTCCTGTCCTGGTGGCCGTGGTGGGCTACCTTGTAGTCCGTCTCATGCCGCTGTTCCGTTCCATGCAGACCAAGATCGACGCCATCAATGGCGTACTGCGCGAACAGATCATCGGTATTCGCGTGGTCCGGGCCTTTGTTCGCGAGCCCCACGAGGCCAGGCGCTTCGGGGACGCCAATGATGACCTCACTGCAGTGTCGGTAAAGATCGGCAACCTGTTCGTCCTGATGTTCCCGGCCATCGGCATGATCCTGCACCTGTCCACGGCCGCCGTGCTGTGGTTTGGCGGCCAGCGGGTGGATTCCGGGGAGATGCAGGTGGGTGCGCTCACGGCCTTCCTCCAGTACCTGCTGCAGATCCTGATGGCTGTCATGATGGGCACGTTCATGGCCATGATGATTCCCCGCGCATCCGTCTGTGCAGACCGCATAGGTGAGGTACTGGACGTCGAGCCTTCCATCCACAACCCCAGCTCGCCGGTAGTGCCTGCTGAGAAGAAGGGACGTGTGGAGTTCCGGGACGTCACCTTCAAGTACCCCGGTGCCGAGGCTCCGGTGCTGAGCAACATTTCCTTCACTGCTGAGCCGGGCAAGACCCTGGCCATCATCGGCTCCACGGGTGCCGGCAAAACCACCTTGGTCTCGCTGCTGCCGCGGCTTTACGACGTCGCATCCGGTGACGTCCTGCTGGACGGTGTGCCCGTCACGAAGATGGACGCATCGGAGATCACTAGCCGCGTATCTGCGGTGCCGCAGAAGCCGTACTTGTTCTCAGGAACAATCGAGCACAACCTTCGTTTCGGCAAGCCTGACGCCACGGACGAAGAGCTGTGGGAAGCGTTGGAAACGGCCCAGGCCAAGGGCTTCGTGGAAGAAAAGTCATCCGGTTTGAACCGGCGCATCGCCCAAGGCGGTACCAACGTCTCCGGTGGCCAGCGCCAGAGGCTATCCATTGCCAGGGCGTTGGTTACCAAACCGAATGTGTACCTGTTTGATGATTCGTTCTCCGCGCTCGATGTTGCTACCGACGCCCGTCTGCGCAAAGCCTTGAAGGCCAAGACCCGGGATTCCACAGTCATTATCGTGGCCCAGCGCGTCTCTACCATCGCGGACGCGGACGAGATCCTTGTGCTGGATAACGGAAGGATTGTTGACCGCGGAACGCACGACGAACTGCTGGAGACCTCACCCACCTACCAGGAAATCGTTGAATCCCAGCTGAGCGTGGAGG
The sequence above is a segment of the Arthrobacter sp. StoSoilB22 genome. Coding sequences within it:
- a CDS encoding MDR family MFS transporter translates to MATPAVQNTKAVDASASPAASKAAAPMTHRQIMEALTGLLAAFFTAILSSTIVANALPTIMSELKGTQTDFAWVITAALLANAATTPIWGKLADLFDKKLLVQLSIIIFVAGSVMAGLSETIPLLLTARVIQGVAMGGLTALAQAIIGSMIPPRDRGKYSGYMGAVMAVGTAGGPLLGGFIVDSPLGWRWTFFVCVPLAVVALILLQVTLKIEHIKRPAKIDWLGSILLTSGVSLLLIWVSFAGNPDYYDWFSWQSALMVGGGVALLAVLVFVETKVAQPIIPLKIISERTTALAIVASVAVGIAMFGSSTFLGQYFQVARGATPTEAGLLTLPMIAGNLIGSVASGILISRFGKWKRFLIAGSVLLIGGLAFAGTMDHTTELWIVAIYTGVFGLGLGMLMQNLVLAVQNTVQAKDIGTASASVAFFRSVGGAIGVSVLGAIMSNHVKELAVEGMTAAGIPAQGGASGASMDLADMPAPIADIMRAAYGDATAQIFLISAIISVVALLAVLFIKERPLRRTVDAAPEKELVATASGDAGMSLDTASMDAVKASDDGARRPSAHPAVSVGGRQVGADRQVPVGDRQAPVGDRQVPNPESGSDLDLEFARILTQERPHGTADVKEVQEQLSRTQYVLAEQQLQLSRANVELQARLREQQTIAEQQAHTAEELAAIRKELKRERRQQERMALLLLQGVEARSDHGKHAG
- a CDS encoding ABC transporter ATP-binding protein, whose product is MLVTLIRRYSKPYLPQIVAVLIFQLASTIATLYLPSLNARIIDEGVSRGDTDFIWQTGALMLAVALGQVVTAIIAVYFGSRVAMAIGRDLRRSVFRQVSSFSAQDVNTFGAPTLITRGTNDVQQVQMLVLMGLNFMVSTPIMCVGGIIMALREDLSLSWLVWVSVPVLVAVVGYLVVRLMPLFRSMQTKIDAINGVLREQIIGIRVVRAFVREPHEARRFGDANDDLTAVSVKIGNLFVLMFPAIGMILHLSTAAVLWFGGQRVDSGEMQVGALTAFLQYLLQILMAVMMGTFMAMMIPRASVCADRIGEVLDVEPSIHNPSSPVVPAEKKGRVEFRDVTFKYPGAEAPVLSNISFTAEPGKTLAIIGSTGAGKTTLVSLLPRLYDVASGDVLLDGVPVTKMDASEITSRVSAVPQKPYLFSGTIEHNLRFGKPDATDEELWEALETAQAKGFVEEKSSGLNRRIAQGGTNVSGGQRQRLSIARALVTKPNVYLFDDSFSALDVATDARLRKALKAKTRDSTVIIVAQRVSTIADADEILVLDNGRIVDRGTHDELLETSPTYQEIVESQLSVEEVA